In the Streptomyces fradiae ATCC 10745 = DSM 40063 genome, GCCGAGCCACACCTCGCCGTACACGAGGTCGCCGCCCAGCAGGTCGTGCACGACGAGCGCCGTGACGTCGCAGTGCCCCCGGCTCGGGTTGCCCCCCGTCCACGGCGCGCGCTCCACGTCGTCGGGCGAGCAGGTGTCGGCGGCCCAGGAGGCCCGCAGCGCCGCCTCGATGTCCCGCAGCTTCCATGTCGTCATACCCGCCAGCCTCGCAGGCCGCACTGACACCGCCGGCACGTGAGGCACCGTCAGGCGCACGTTCCGCGGCCCGGCCGGCGCCCCCTCCCCGCCGCCGCAGCCGCCGGGTCCGCCCCTGAGCCGGGCCGCGCCCCTGCGGGCGGTGAGCGCCGCCGGGCCCGGCGCACGCCGCCGGATGCCGGACGCGCGCCCTGCCCCGAGGCGCCGCACCGGGCGCGGACGCGCGCCGCCCCGCCGCCAGGCGGGAGCCCGCCGTCGTCCCGCCGGGGAGCCGGTCACGCGCCCTGCCAGGGGGTGTGCCACCAGAGGGAGGAACGAGCCGACCGGGCGTGAGACGCCCCCACCACCGGGTACCGATGGATGCCTCGGCGCCCCGTGCCCCCGCGGCCCGGCGGGCGCCGGGAACGCGAGGACGCCGATCGGAGTGGGAGCGCGCATGGGTGGGCACGTCGACCGGATCGCCGAACCCTGGGGCGGTCGCACCCCGTACGCACGGGGCGGCACCTGGCCCGTACGCGTCGACACGTACCTGGCCGACGGCCTCGACCAGGCGGCGGTGCAGCGCTGGGTGCAGTCCGCGTCGATCCTGCACTCGGACGGCGACGCGATGGACGTCGCCGTGCGGGACGGCCGCATCGTCGGGGTGCGCGGCCGGGCCGTGGACCGGGTCAACCACGGACGGCTCGGACCGAAGGACCTGTTCGGATGGCAGGCCAACGCCTCACCGGACCGCCTCACCCGCCCCCTCGTCCGCGAGGGCGGCCGGCTCGTGGAGAGCGACTGGGACACGGCCATGGGCCGGATCGCCGGCCGCACCCGGCAGCTGCTGGAGGAACGCGGTCCCGGCTCGATCGGCTTCTACACCAGCGGCCAGCTCTTCCTGGAGGAGTACTACACCCTCGCCGTCATCGCCCGCGCCGGCATCGGCACCCACCACCTCGACGGCAACACCCGGCTGTGCACCTCGACCGCCGCCGAGGCGCTGAAGGAGTCGTTCGGCTGCGACGGCCAGCCGGGGACGTACGACGACATCGACCACGCCGACACCATCGCCCTGTTCGGCCACAACATCGCCGAGACGCAGCCCGTGCAGTGGATGAGGGTCCTCGACCGGCTGGACGGCGCCGATCCGCCGCGCCTGGTGTGCGTCGACCCCCGCCCCACGCGCGTGGCCCGGCTGGCGGACGTCCATCTGGCGCCCCGCGTGGGCACCAACGCGGCCCTGCTGAACGCCCTCCTGCACGAGATCGTCCGCACCGACCGCGTCGACCACGCGTACGTCGCCGCGCACACGGTCGGCTACGAGGAGCTGGCGCGGCGCGTCGCCGGGACCACCCCCGAGTGGGCCGCGCGGATCTGCGACGTCCCCGCCGCCCGCATCCGCGAAGCCGCCGAGGTGCTCGGCACGGCCGCCCGGCTGCTGTCCACGGTCCTCCAGGGCGTGTACCAGTCGCACCAGGCCACCGCCGCCGCCGTCCAGATCAACAACCTGCACCTGCTGCGCGGCATGCTCGGCCGCCCCGGTGCCGGGGTCCTCCAGATGAACGGCCAGCCGACCGCCCAGAACACCCGCGAGTGCGGCGCCGACGGAGACCTGCCGGGCTTCCGCAACTGGCAGAACGACCAGCACGTCGCCGACCTGGCGAGGGTGTGGAACGTCGACCCGTCGGCCATCCCGCACCACGGGCCGCCCACCCACGCCATGCAGATGTTTCGCTACGCCGAGCAGGGCACCGTCCGCATGCTGTGGATCAGCGGCACCAACCCGGCGGTGTCCCTGCCGGAGCTGCGCCGCATCCGCTCCGTCCTCGCCCAGGACCGGCTGTTCGTCGTGGTGCAGGACCTGTTCCCCACCGAGACCGCGCGCCTCGCCGACGTCGTCCTGCCCGCGGCCACCTGGGGCGAGAAGACCGGCACGTTCACCAACGCCGACCGGACCGTCCACCTCTCCGACAAGGCCGTCGACCCGCCCGGCGAGGCCAGAGCCGACCTGGACGTGTTCCTCGACTACGCCGCCCGCATGGACTTCCGCGACAAGGACGGAGGACCGCTCGTCGACTGGCACGACCCGGAGTCGGCGTTCGAGGCGTGGAAGCGCTGCAGCGCGGGCCGGCCCTGCGACTACACCGGCATCACCTACGAAGGGCTGCGCGGGGGCAGCGGCATCCAGTGGCCCTGCCACACGGGCGCCCCCCGCGGCACGCCCCGGCTCTACACGGACGGCGTCACCTGGGCCGCGCCCGACGTCTGCGAGACGTACGGCAAGGACCTGGTCACCGGCGCGGCGACGGAGGCCGTCGAGTACCGGGCGCTCAACCCGGACGGCAAGGCCATGCTGAAGGCCGCCGACTACCTGCCGCCGCACGAGGAGCCCGACGAGCGGTACCCGTTCCAGCTCACCACCGGCCGCACCCTCTACCACTTCCACACCCGTACGAAGACGGGCCGCGCCCCGCAGCTCGACGGCGCGGCGCCCGACGTGTGGGTGGAGGCGTCCGCGGCCGACGCCGCCGCGCACGGGCTCGCCGAAGGCGACCTGGTCCAGGTGGCCACTGCGCGCGGCGCGCTGCGGGGGCGGCTGCGGATCACCGCCATCCGGCCCGGCCTGCTGTTCGTGCCGTTCCACTACGGCTACTGGGACACGCCGTCCGGTCAGGGCCCCGCCGAGGGCGTGCCGGGGCGGGCCGCGAACGAGGCCACCGTCACCGACTGGGACCCGGTCTCCAAGCAGCCGCTGTTCAAGACGGCCGCGGCGGCGCTCACGCTGGTCGAGCGCGGCGACGGCACCGCGGCGCCCGCCCCCACGACCACCGCGTCCGCCCCGGTCGACGGCGCCCCCGGCACCGCCCCTCGGGCCCGCACCACCGTCGGAGGGCCGTCGGCGTACGTGACCGAGTCCGGCCCCCTGCCCTGGGACGAGTACGGAGGAGACCGCGCGTGAACGGCATCGCCCTCACCCTGCGCGCCCTGCACCACGGCGAACGGAGTCTCGCCCGCCACCTGGTGGCGGCGGGCGAACGCCACAGCACCGAACACGAGGTCCGCCACGTGGCCATCGACCTCGCCGGCTGGTCGCGCGCACACGCCGACCGGCTCGCCGAGACGGCCGCCGACCGGGACGTGCGCCTCTTCGGCCCGGACAGCCCCGGCGGCCCCCCACCGGCCGGACCCCTGGCAACCCTGCGGGAGAAGGCCGCCGAGGCGCTCGGCGACCGCCCGGAACCGGGCCTGCTCCTCCTGTGGGACCTGCGCCGACTCCACCTGGCCGCCGCGGGGAACTCGGTGTACTGGGAGATGCTGGCCCAGGCGGCACAGGCCGCCAGGGACGAGGCGCTGCTGGGGCTGGTGACCGACTGCCACCCGCGGACGCTCCGCCAGATGCGCTGGACCAACACGATGATCAAAGTGCTGTCCCCCCAGACACTGACCGCCCTGTGACCACCCGCCCGCCACACCGGCCACTCCACCCGGAGCATCCCGGCGCCACGGCACCCGGACGCGCCGGCTCGCCCGGCCCACGCGGCCGCGCCGCACGGCGAAGCACCAGGGGCGGGCCTCGCACGCCGACCCACGTCGTACGCGAGCCGAGCCGCACGTTCGGGCCGCACCCCCTCGGACACGGGCACCGGCTCCCCGGCCGCAGGGTCAGGCCCGTTCGTGCGCGAACAGCTCCAGGTGGCCGCACCGGGGGCAGCGGCCGGCGTCGATCTGCCAGCGGGGGCGGCCCATCCGCTTGGCCCCGCCGAGGAAGCCGCGCTCCAGAGGCCCGGCGATCCAGCGGGCGAATCCACTGGAGTGCTCGCCGTCGTCCTCGATGAATCCTGGTTCGAGGCCGATCGCCCCGCACTGGGTGCACTTCGCCGTGTCCACCCGCCGAGCATAAGCCGCACCCCGCACCCGCCCCACGGACCCACCCACCTGGGGCGCGCCGCGCGGCGGGGCCGGCGCCGCTCGGTGGCAGCTCGGAGCCTGCACCGCGAGAGCCTGGGCGGTGCCCGCCCACGGGCCGGGTGACCGCCGGCAGTCCCGCTACACCGCCGCCGGGGCGCCGAAGAGGGCGGGGACGCCCGGGGCGTGCAGGACGCTGAGGGGCGGGCCCTCGGGGGCGGGGAGGCCCGCCGCGCTGATCAGGTCCTCCTCCAGCCGCAGGAGACGCGCGGAGTGCAGCGGCCAGGCCGGGTGGTCGTTCGGCAGGTACAGCGTCCGGCCGTACCAGTCCACGTGGAGGCCCCAGCGGGCGGTGAGGAAGGTCTCCAGCTCGTCCGGAGCGTCCAGCCGGTCGCCCACCTCCACCGCCAGGCGGTAGCCGGCCGCCCGGCCCGGCGTCAGGCGGCGGCCGGTGTAGGCGAGGCGGTCGCCCGCCCGCCGGACGCGCGCCGACGCCCAGTGGTAGGGCAGGCGGAAGGCGGCCCGCCCGGCCAGCGCCGGCAGCAGCCGGCCCGCGTCGAGGCTCAGGAACACGACCCCGCGCCGACCCCGGTCGTCCACGCTGTAGAGCCGTACGTTCGTCTCGGGGAACGTCCCCAGGTACGGCAGGCCGGGGCCCCGCCCGAACGCCACCGCCTCCATGCGGAACGGCACCAGCCCCACGTACGTCGAGCCGTCCAGCACGTCGGGCCGCGTGCCGGGCGGTAGCAGCGGCGCCACCGCGGCCGGGGGCACCGGCCAGTGCAGGAACGTCACATCCATCCACCGCTGCGACAGCACCGGGCGCCGCACGACGCGCGGGGTGGTCGCCGTGAGCGGCTCGTCCGGCTTCGTCATACCGCCCATCATCCCGGACGCGGAGCGCCGCCGGGCCGTGGCGTCGAGCGGCCGTGCGGGGGAGGTGTCCTGATTACCAGTCAGTCCGTATCCCGCCGCCCGGCCCCTATGGAACGCCGCCCTCCGTGTGGCGGGGGCGGCACCGGCCGCGGTGGGGGACCGCCGTCCCGCACCGCGCTCGAGGGTGTCCGGCCTTGACGGGCCCGGAAGGCCGTCGGTGGCCGGGTGGCCGGGTGGGCGGGGCCCGGCGCGCCGGGCCCCGTCGTGGGGTCACAAGGTCGACGGCTCCGCGGGTTTCGGCGGGGCCGTGAGCAGTGTGCTGTGACGTTCCGACCAGTTCTCCAGCGCCGTGCGGCAGGCGTGGTCGAGGTGGTGCAGGCCCGACAGGTCCAGTTCCACCGGCCGGTCGTGGGGGAGTGCCTCCAGGGTGTCGAGGATCTTCGGCAGCCGCAGGAACGTCGCGTTCCCCGACAGGTGGGCCTGGACGGGGCCGACGCCCTTGTCGACGACCGTCAGCCTGATGTGCGAGGCGTCCCACGCGGCCTTCGCCACGGACAGGGCGAGACCGATCAGCACGCCCTCGAACATGTTGACCGCCACGATCGCCACGGCCGTCACCACCAGGATCAGCGCCTCCCCCCGGTGCGCCCGCCACAGCGAGGCGACCGCGCGGAACGGGATCAGCTTCCACCCCGCGTGGACGAGGATGCCCGCGAGCGCCGCCAGCGGGATCAGCCCCAGCGTGGCGGGCAGCAGCGCGGCGAACAGCAGCAGCCACACGCCGTGCAGCACCCGCGACGCCTTCGTCTTCGCCCCGGCCTGCACGTTGGCGGAGCTGCGCACGATCACCGCCGTCATCGGCAGCGCACCGAGCACACCGCAGACCGCGTTGCCGGTGCCCTGAGCGATCAGCTCCTGGTCGTAGCGCGTACGCGGGCCGTCGTGCAGCCGGTCCACGGCGGCCGCGCTGAACAGCGACTCCGCAGAAGCGATCAGCGCGAAGGCGAGGGCCGTGCCCAGCAGGGCGACGTCCCCGAGCCGGCCGAACGCGTCGAGGCCGATCGGCTGGACGGCGCCCAGCAGCCCGTCCACCTCCACGGTGGCGATCGGCAGCCCGAGCAGCTGGGTCGCGGCCGTGGCCAGGACGACCGCGGCCAGTGCGCCCGGTACCGCGCGCACCCGCTCCGGCAGCCGCTGCCAGAGCACGACCACGGCGATGGTGCCCGCGCCGACCGCGAGGGACACCAGGGCCGTACGGCTGCCGGCCACCTCCACGATCGCGCCCGGCAGGCCGGCGATCTTGCCCAGACCGGATGCCGGGGCCTCCACCCCGGCCGCCGCGTAGACCTGTCCGGCGATGATGACGAGGCCGATGCCGGCGAGCATGCCCTCCACCACGGACACCGAGATCGCCCGGAACCAGCGGCCCCACCGCAGGGCCCCCAGGGCGATCTGGACGAGGCCCGCCAGCAGCACGATCACACCGAGGGCGGCCACGCCGAACTCGGTGACGGCCTCGAAGACGAGCACGGTCATGCCCGCCGCCGGCCCGGACACCTGGATGCTGCTGCCGCGCATCAGGCCGGTGACCAGGCCGCCCACGATCCCGGTGACCAGCCCCAGTTCGGCCGGAACACCGGAGGCGACCGCGACGCCCAGGCACAGCGGCACGGCGACGAGGAACACGACGAGCGACGCGGCGAAGTCCTGCCGCAGGTGGGGGAAGCGGGCCGGCACGGTGTTCGCCCGCATCACAGCGACTCGAAGGTGTCGCTGCCCGCGCGGTGCTCCCGCACGGACCCGGTGTGCACCTCGTAGTACCAGCCGCGCAGTCTCACCCGGCCGTCCCGCAGCCGCTGCTCCACGCACGGGTACGAGCGCAGCCGCAGGAGCTGGGCGAGGACGTGGTGCTGCACGGCGTCGGCGACGGCCGGGTCGTCGGGCCGCCCCGGCGTCGGCTCCGGCGCGGCGTGCGCCAGCCACTCGCGCACGGCCGGTACGGCGCTGAGGTCGTCGCCCCGCACCAGCGCGCCGACGGCGCCGCAGTGGGAGTGGCCGCACACGACCACGTCCCGCACGCCGAGGACCTCCACGGCGTACTCGATGGTGGCGGCCTCGCCGGTGGGGCGGCCCGAGGTGTACGGGGGGACGATGTTGCCCGCGGTGCGCAGCTCGAAGAGCTGGCCGGGGCGGGCGCCCGTGATCAGGGCGGGGACGACCCGCGAGTCGGAGCAGGTGATGAAGAGGACCTCGGGCGACTGGCCCTCGGCGAGTTTGGCGAACTCCTCAGGGCGCTGTCCGAACGTACGGGCGTTGTCGATGAGGGGCTGCATAGGGGTTTCCTCCTGGCGCGCGGCGGTTGCGCGTCGGACCGATGAGACGGGGCCTGGTGGTCGGCGCCCGTCAGCAGCGGAAGACCTGGAGGTCGGCCAGCGAGCGCGCGGCACGCGGTCTCTCGCGGTGCGGCAGGGGGCACGGCCCCGCCCGCAGGTGGTCCGCCGCCAGCTCCTCGGCGCAGGCGGGGCGGGAGGACACCGGAGGCAGGAGCGCGTGGGCGCCCGTACGGGGCCGGTTGCGGTCGCGCAGGGCGCCGCTGACGCTCGCCCCGTGCTGCTCGCACTCCCGTAACCCGGCGCCCGCCTGCTGCGCGGCGGACGGTGCGTGCACCCGCTGGCCCTCGGGGCCCGCGTACGGCCCGGCGGTGCGGCTCTGCGCCGGGGCGGCGAGGACCAGCAGGTGCACGCCGACGAGGACCAGCACGGAGAGGGGCAGCACGAGGAGGGTCAGGACGGCGGGCGGAGCCGTCCTGACCGAAGCGTGTGCGCGCATGTGCCGTCCCTCCCATCCCCGCTACCACGGGCCCCTCGTGCACCAAGACACCGCAAAGTCCGGGTCAATAGGAAGTAATATCCATCGGGACGGCTCGTGCATGACGACACGGTGAACAAAGGGGTTAATCGACTGAAAAGCCCCTCTATTTGGCGCAAAGAAATCAGATGAGACTCCACCGGACGGCGCAGGCCACGGCCTGGGCGCGGGTGCGGGCCTGGAGGCGGCCCATCAGTTCGTACACGGTGTTCTTCACCGTGTGCGGGGAGCACGACAGCGTCTGGGCGATCACCGCGTTCCCGTGTCCCTCCGCCATCAGCGCCAGTACCGACTGCTGGCGCGGCGTCAGGCGCGGCGGGTCCGCCGCCCTCGCCCCGCCGAGCAGCTGTACCAGCGCCGAGTACGGGACGCGGCCGTCGCCGTGCCACGCCCCGTACACCGCCGCCGCCAGCTGCTCCGGCGTCAGGTCGGAGGAGCGCAGCACGGCGCGCACGCCCGCCCGCAGCGCGTCCCGCAGCCCGGACGGCGAGACGGTGTCGCACACCGCCAGGAACCGGTCGCCCGGCCCGGAACGCAGCGCCACGGCCTCCTCGACCGTCGCGGTGACCGCCACGGTGACCCCGCCCGGCCCGCCGGCCGGATCGATGCCCGCCTGCCGCAGCATCGCCCCGACCCGGCCGGTCGCCGCGAGCCGCCCGGTCGCCGGGAGGACCCGCACCCGTATCCCGGCACCTGTCCGCTCGCCCGCGTGGGGGATCGCCTTCGCGGGGGAGGTCTGCGGGGCCGGTGGGGGCGGCGCGGTCTGGATGGCCGGTGGGGCCGGTGGAGGCGGTGGGGGCGGTGGGGTTCGGATGGCCGGTGGGGTCGGGATGGCCGGTGGGGGCGGTGCGAGGGGGGTCGGCGCAAGGAGGGGCCGGGCGGCGAGGGCCTGCGCGAGGGGGGCCGGCGGGGTCTGCGCGACGGTGGCCGTCACAGCAGGCCCGTCCGCAGCGCGTAGGCGACGGCGTGCGCCCGGTTGCGCAGCCTGAACCGGCGCGTGATGTCGTGCACCACCGCCGTCACCGTGCGCGGCGAGTAGCACAGGCGCCGCGCGATCTCGTTCGTCTCGTGGCCGTCCGCCACCATCCGCAGCACCGAGCGCTCCCGGTCGTCCAGGCTCGCCCCCGCCCACGCGGGTGACGCCCCGTCGGCGCCCGCGCCGCCCGCCTCGGCGTGCCTGAGCAGCCGGTCCAGCAGGTCGGGCGGGAGGGTGCAGTCGCCGCGGGCGGCGGCCAGCGCGGCGCGGGTGAGCCGCGCCGCGTCCGCCTCGCAGCGGCGCAGCAGGCCCCGCGCCCCGGCCGCCAGGGCGTGCAGGGCGTCACCGGGCGCCAGCCGGCTGGCCACGAGCACCACCTCGGGCTGCGACGGGGCCTCACGGACCGACCGGAGGGCGTCCAGCTCGGAAGGCGACACCTGGTCGACGGTCATCACGACGACCCGCGGCTCGCCGGCCGCGGTGGTGAGGGCGATCTCCGGACACGCCGACAGAGTGCTCCGGATGCCGGCCTCCAGCACCGGGTCCAGGGCGACGACGCTGACGAGCACGGGTTCTCCCACCGAGTCCTCCAAACATGCGACGTGGTTGAGGCACTGCACCCAGCGTCAGGCCGCCGTACCCGGCCGTACATCGGGCTCCCGCCCCCACATTTCCCGCCAGGCGGGCGGACCGGGTGGGGACGGGGGCGGGGCGGACGGGCACGCACGGCACCGGTACGGCGCGGCACGGCGCGGCACGGGTGGGGCGGGGGGCGGTGGACGGGCGAGGCGCGTCGGACGGGCGGGCCGAGGTGGGCGAGCGGGCCGAGGTGGGCGGGCCCGGGTGCGTGGTTGGGGGGCGGGAGTCGCGGGTCCGGTCAGGCCGGGCGGGGTGGGTCCGGGCGGAGTGGGGCGGCCGGCAGGGGGGGGCGGGAGCG is a window encoding:
- a CDS encoding carbonic anhydrase — protein: MQPLIDNARTFGQRPEEFAKLAEGQSPEVLFITCSDSRVVPALITGARPGQLFELRTAGNIVPPYTSGRPTGEAATIEYAVEVLGVRDVVVCGHSHCGAVGALVRGDDLSAVPAVREWLAHAAPEPTPGRPDDPAVADAVQHHVLAQLLRLRSYPCVEQRLRDGRVRLRGWYYEVHTGSVREHRAGSDTFESL
- a CDS encoding helix-turn-helix transcriptional regulator → MGEPVLVSVVALDPVLEAGIRSTLSACPEIALTTAAGEPRVVVMTVDQVSPSELDALRSVREAPSQPEVVLVASRLAPGDALHALAAGARGLLRRCEADAARLTRAALAAARGDCTLPPDLLDRLLRHAEAGGAGADGASPAWAGASLDDRERSVLRMVADGHETNEIARRLCYSPRTVTAVVHDITRRFRLRNRAHAVAYALRTGLL
- a CDS encoding LuxR C-terminal-related transcriptional regulator; amino-acid sequence: MRVLPATGRLAATGRVGAMLRQAGIDPAGGPGGVTVAVTATVEEAVALRSGPGDRFLAVCDTVSPSGLRDALRAGVRAVLRSSDLTPEQLAAAVYGAWHGDGRVPYSALVQLLGGARAADPPRLTPRQQSVLALMAEGHGNAVIAQTLSCSPHTVKNTVYELMGRLQARTRAQAVACAVRWSLI
- a CDS encoding YqjF family protein is translated as MTKPDEPLTATTPRVVRRPVLSQRWMDVTFLHWPVPPAAVAPLLPPGTRPDVLDGSTYVGLVPFRMEAVAFGRGPGLPYLGTFPETNVRLYSVDDRGRRGVVFLSLDAGRLLPALAGRAAFRLPYHWASARVRRAGDRLAYTGRRLTPGRAAGYRLAVEVGDRLDAPDELETFLTARWGLHVDWYGRTLYLPNDHPAWPLHSARLLRLEEDLISAAGLPAPEGPPLSVLHAPGVPALFGAPAAV
- a CDS encoding molybdopterin oxidoreductase family protein — encoded protein: MGGHVDRIAEPWGGRTPYARGGTWPVRVDTYLADGLDQAAVQRWVQSASILHSDGDAMDVAVRDGRIVGVRGRAVDRVNHGRLGPKDLFGWQANASPDRLTRPLVREGGRLVESDWDTAMGRIAGRTRQLLEERGPGSIGFYTSGQLFLEEYYTLAVIARAGIGTHHLDGNTRLCTSTAAEALKESFGCDGQPGTYDDIDHADTIALFGHNIAETQPVQWMRVLDRLDGADPPRLVCVDPRPTRVARLADVHLAPRVGTNAALLNALLHEIVRTDRVDHAYVAAHTVGYEELARRVAGTTPEWAARICDVPAARIREAAEVLGTAARLLSTVLQGVYQSHQATAAAVQINNLHLLRGMLGRPGAGVLQMNGQPTAQNTRECGADGDLPGFRNWQNDQHVADLARVWNVDPSAIPHHGPPTHAMQMFRYAEQGTVRMLWISGTNPAVSLPELRRIRSVLAQDRLFVVVQDLFPTETARLADVVLPAATWGEKTGTFTNADRTVHLSDKAVDPPGEARADLDVFLDYAARMDFRDKDGGPLVDWHDPESAFEAWKRCSAGRPCDYTGITYEGLRGGSGIQWPCHTGAPRGTPRLYTDGVTWAAPDVCETYGKDLVTGAATEAVEYRALNPDGKAMLKAADYLPPHEEPDERYPFQLTTGRTLYHFHTRTKTGRAPQLDGAAPDVWVEASAADAAAHGLAEGDLVQVATARGALRGRLRITAIRPGLLFVPFHYGYWDTPSGQGPAEGVPGRAANEATVTDWDPVSKQPLFKTAAAALTLVERGDGTAAPAPTTTASAPVDGAPGTAPRARTTVGGPSAYVTESGPLPWDEYGGDRA
- a CDS encoding SulP family inorganic anion transporter, whose protein sequence is MRANTVPARFPHLRQDFAASLVVFLVAVPLCLGVAVASGVPAELGLVTGIVGGLVTGLMRGSSIQVSGPAAGMTVLVFEAVTEFGVAALGVIVLLAGLVQIALGALRWGRWFRAISVSVVEGMLAGIGLVIIAGQVYAAAGVEAPASGLGKIAGLPGAIVEVAGSRTALVSLAVGAGTIAVVVLWQRLPERVRAVPGALAAVVLATAATQLLGLPIATVEVDGLLGAVQPIGLDAFGRLGDVALLGTALAFALIASAESLFSAAAVDRLHDGPRTRYDQELIAQGTGNAVCGVLGALPMTAVIVRSSANVQAGAKTKASRVLHGVWLLLFAALLPATLGLIPLAALAGILVHAGWKLIPFRAVASLWRAHRGEALILVVTAVAIVAVNMFEGVLIGLALSVAKAAWDASHIRLTVVDKGVGPVQAHLSGNATFLRLPKILDTLEALPHDRPVELDLSGLHHLDHACRTALENWSERHSTLLTAPPKPAEPSTL